A genomic segment from Bombus huntii isolate Logan2020A chromosome 13, iyBomHunt1.1, whole genome shotgun sequence encodes:
- the LOC126872274 gene encoding cysteine dioxygenase type 1: MQVYSENPGSPCVSRDKLLNEKNSLTLRELIDGLHEAFETDYVNIDRVQYLMASYRSNPAEWKKYAKFDRYRYTRNLVDEGNGRFNLMILCWGEGHGSAIHDHANAHCVMKILQGELFETRYAWPTQREKPEELQELEKNTLGLNQICYINDSLGLHRVENPSTVNPAISLHLYSPPFSSCSVFNKQTGQKSSCKVTFWSEYGDKRNREIQDARCPEDN; this comes from the exons ATGCAAGTGTACAGTGAAAATCCTGGATCACCCTGTGTTTCTCGTGATAAACTACTAAACGAGAAGAATTCTTTAACTCTTCGGGAACTCATAGATGGTTTACACGAAGCTTTCGAAACTGACTACGTGAATATAGACAGGGTTCAATATCTAATGGCCTCGTACAGAAGCAACCCCGCAGAATggaaaaaatatgcaaaatttgACAGATACAG GTATACAAGAAATTTAGTCGATGAAGGAAATGGAAGGTTCAATCTAATGATTCTATGTTGGGGAGAAGGTCATGGTTCAGCAATACATGATCATGCGAATGCACATTGCGTAATGAAAATTCTCCAAGGTGAACTCTTTGAG ACACGGTACGCGTGGCCTACACAGCGTGAGAAACCAGAAGAATTACAAGAATTGGAAAAAAATACTCTCGGTCTTAATCAGATATGTTATATCAATG ATTCTTTAGGACTTCATCGAGTTGAAAATCCGAGTACCGTGAATCCTGCTATTTCTTTACACTTGTATTCACCACCGTTCTCTTCCTGTTCCGTTTTCAATAAACAAACTGGACAAAAAAGCTCGTGTAAAGTTACATTTTGGTCGGAATACGGAGATAAGCGAAACCGT GAAATCCAAGATGCTAGGTGCCCTGAAgataattaa
- the LOC126872248 gene encoding titin-like: MTIDKSDLSFEKSKFVICDKIEKPCSAIYTTKTLTDSESDGWSSKSICSSRNTDVCVSSDAWSVEPNLNYRINDSEHCTLPIKTRESICKYRKRDQGLIDRSNLRCSCKSRRPYSKTVNKESWMTCNCIREEEEDVCVDVKTIEKFEKPTVKEKETTTICHKPSEDLKETTTFVPCPKYSVDLQERIDKLKEEPAEDVEVMEKEKDTKELPEEEKLPTEPEKSKESEETPPDMPKFVPSRTIRPEVIVLKQLLKQPIQPKPVGIIDILPIPIMKTDILEQSTKGTVDSKPETHVPPTISKKYKLRKEYSKIEPKQPAIEEKRKLSQKKDEEILKEESAEKKLEDETLEEKGKGKAKDMRKAEKRTLEEKDDSKIKDTKTSEERELKKEDDNKIIDTKKPEERGLKKEDDRKIKDMKKAEGRELKKEDDRKIEDTKKAEERELKKEDDSKIKDTKRTEERELKKEDDSKIKDKKKAEERELKKEDDSKIKNTKRAEERELEKEGDSESKDTKIIQQILGPSLLFKGLKMITGRTEHPEPKPEEFVEPASPDVIIDKTVKIPETETSEFPEKSKNDTKGEEKSIPSKLFTYIPKKIPIPTKIPIPTKIPIPTKIPIPTKIPIPMKIPMLKKILIPKKNDKPESSADNSKKQSVNEENRNNNKNPNIANSRKPPVYEENKKNNKSNPVSNPSQSTKGEIKNNTEHKINSNVSKKSPNKSNLLIVTNSKNPPVSPIQNVGIELGNQGNPKNDKKISETQNVPKNREIHESLTKPQLEKGIDVEEEKGLEPQITKTQEDKSGEKMNVIVHSEKESIAVSTQPDKFDSRMICTNTNPSYTKHTGVTDYIATEKNTCNCYYLPMRQYNNEPVNYPKSCLKKERSCYHTISQESNRAIPYRDKKTWEECSCRRIIPCNNFCRSRNECSCRLMVNCVNCYKPQNKCNCKLIYERKSSSGYMKSMFCLYCDKPRDKCTCMAIARKCSYCELPIDMCTCKEQKTICDGRPVLTESNNDRTMYVTAWKPREEVRRYFSRNLTDLKTDSINECCCCEKLKQHNSDDLPYQRLSVFSDVMDELQQKIIESTCCARCQKVPCCCNVNIERNERREDRKIKYCISPKTRRKIIAVCMEKAKNKSLNNCKYESNHAKSDKQKKVLVALCCVCKATPCRCKRSKSSQKKLKAKCYYCKNSPCICIAARERNKSRPCRCTDSPCRTKEKESTSYGKTSTKPKNNDEKTICVH, translated from the exons ATGACAATTGATAAGTCAGACTTGtcgtttgaaaaatcgaaatttGTTATATGCGACAAAATAGAGAAACCTTGCTCCGCGATTTATACAACGAAGACTTTGACAGACTCGGAGAGCGACGGATGGTCATCGAAATCGATTTGCAGCAGTCGAAATACAGATGTATGTGTTTCATCCGACGCTTGGTCAGTAGAGCCTAATTTAAATTATCGTATTAACGATAGCGAACATTGTACATTGCCTATAAAAACTCGTGAAAGTATATGTAAATATCGTAAAAGAGATCAAGGACTAATTGATAGGTCTAATCTGCGATGCAGTTGTAAGAGCAGAAGACCTTACTCTAAGACAGTAAACAAAGAATCATGGATGACTTGTAATTGTAtaagagaggaagaagaagacgtATGCGTCGATGTGAAGACTATCGAAAAGTTTGAAAAGCCGACtgtaaaagagaaagaaacaacAACTATTTGTCATAAACCTTCAGAAGATTTAAAAGAAACGACGACGTTTGTACCATGCCCAAAATATTCTGTGGATTTACAGGAACGTATAGACAAATTAAAGGAAGAGCCTGCTGAAGATGTGGAGGtcatggaaaaagaaaaggatacGAAAGAGTTGCCCGAGGAAGAAAAGTTACCTACTGAACCAGAAAAAAGCAAGGAATCGGAAGAAACTCCACCCGACATGCCAAAGTTTGTCCCATCAAGAACGATAAGACCTGAAGTAATTGTACTTAAACAGTTGTTGAAACAACCTATACAACCGAAACCTGTAGGAATTATTGATATTTTGCCAATTCCTATTATGAAAACAGATATTTTGGAACAATCGACGAAAGGTACGGTTGATTCAAAACCAGAAACCCATGTACCGCCGACTATTTCCAAAAAATACAAGTTGCGTAAGGAATATAGCAAAATTGAACCAAAGCAACCAGCAATTGAAGAGAAACGAAAGTTGTCTCAGAAAAAAGATgaagaaatattgaaagagGAATCAGCGGAAAAAAAGTTGGAAGACGAAACGTTAGAAGAGAAAGGCAAAGGCAAAGCTAAAGATATGAGAAAAGCTGAAAAGAGAACATTAGAAGAAAAAGACGACAGCAAAATTAAAGATACGAAGACATCGGAAGAGAGGGAGTTAAAGAAAGAAGACGATAACAAAATTATAGATACGAAAAAACCAGAGGAGAGAGGATTAAAGAAAGAAGATGACagaaaaattaaagatatGAAAAAAGCAGAGGGGAGGGAATTAAAGAAAGAAGACGATAGAAAAATTGAAGATACGAAAAAAGCAGAGGAGAGAGAGTTAAAGAAAGAAGACGACAGCAAAATTAAAGATACGAAAAGAACAGAAGAGAGAGAGTTAAAGAAAGAAGACGACAGCAAAattaaagataagaaaaaagCAGAGGAGAGAGAGTTAAAGAAAGAAGACGAcagcaaaattaaaaatacgaaaagagCAGAGGAGAGAGAGTTAGAGAAAGAAGGCGACAGCGAAAGTAAAGACACGAAAATCATCCAACAAATATTGGGACCATCGCTTCTTTTCAAAGGCTTAAAAATGATTACAGGTAGAACAGAACATCCAGAACCAAAGCCTGAAGAATTTGTAGAACCTGCATCGCCTGATGTTATTATCGATAAAACTGTTAAAATTCCTGAAACAGAAACTAGCGAATTTCCAGAGAAATCTAAAAACGATACAAAAGGGGAGGAAAAATCTATTCCCTCTAAATTGTTCACATATATACCGAAAAAAATACCTATACCGACAAAAATACCTATACCGACAAAAATACCTATACCAACAAAAATACCTATACCGACAAAAATACCTATACCGATGAAAATACCTATGCTGAAGAAAATACTTATACcgaagaaaaatgataaaccTGAATCGAGTGCAGATAATTCAAAAAAGCAATCTGTAAAcgaggaaaatagaaataacaataaaaatccGAATATAGCTAATTCAAGGAAACCGCCTgtatacgaagaaaataaaaagaacaataaAAGCAATCCTGTTTCTAATCCTTCGCAATCCACCAaaggagaaataaaaaataatacagaacataaaataaattctaatgtCAGCAAAAAAAGtccaaataaatcaaatttattaattgttaCTAATAGCAAAAATCCGCCTGTTTCGCCAATTCAAAATGTCGGTATTGAATTAGGAAACCAAGGAAATCCtaaaaacgataaaaaaatatctgAAACTCAAAATGTGCCTAAAAATCGCGAAATTCATGAATCGTTGACGAAGCCACAGCTTGAGAAGGGAATCGAcgttgaagaagaaaaaggactTGAACCGCAGATTACTAAAACTCAAGAAGACAAGTCAGGTGAAAAAATGAATGTTATTGTGCATTCTGAAAAAGAATCTATCGCGGTATCTACGCAACCTGACAAATTCGACTCTCGTATGATATGTACAAACACAAACCCAAGTTACACAAAGCATACGGGTGTTACCGATTATATTGCAACCGAAAAAAACACATgcaattgttattatttaccGATGCGTCAATACAATAACGAACCTGTGAATTATCCTAAAAGTTGcttaaaaaaggaaagatcgTGTTATCATACTATTTCTCAAGAAAGTAATCGTGCGATTCCATACCGCGATAAAAAAACCTGGGAGGAGTGTAGTTGTAGAAGAATAATTCCTTGCAACAATTTTTGTAGATCACGGAACGAATGCAG TTGTAGATTGATGGTAAACTGCGTAAACTGTTACAAACCTCAAAATAAATgcaattgtaaattaatttacgaACGGAAGAGCAGTAGTGGGTACATGAAATCGATGTTTTGTCTTTATTGCGATAAACCTCGCGACAAATGCACGTGTATGGCGATAGCACGAAAATGTTCGTACTGTGAACTGCCCATAGATATGTGCACGTGTAAGGAGCAGAAAACAATTTGCGATGGAAGACCGGTCCTGACCGAGTCTAATAACGATCGCACTATGTACGTCACTGCGTGGAAGCCTAGAGAAGAAGTACGACGTTACTTTTCTAGGAATTTAACCGATCTTAAAACCGATTCCATCAATGAATGCTGTTGCTGCGAGAAACTTAAGCAGCATAACTCCGATGACCTTCCTTATCAACGATTGAGCGTTTTTTCTGACGTGATGGATGAATTGCAGCAAAAAATAATCGAATCTACGTGTTGTGCGCGATGTCAAAAAGTTCCTTGCTGTTGTAATGTTAATATAGAGAGGAATGAGAGAAGAGAAGATAGGAAGATAAAGTATTGTATCAG CCCTAAAACACGACGGAAGATTATCGCCGTATGTATGGAAAAAGCGAAAAATAAATCATTGAATAATTGCAAATATGAGTCTAATCACGCAAAGAGCGACAAACAGAAAAAAGTATTAGTAGCCCTTTGTTGTGTTTGCAAAGCAACACCCTGTAGATGCAAGAGATCTAAATCCAGTCAGAAAAAGCTGAAAGCGAAATGttattattgtaaaaattcACCGTGCAT CTGCATTGCGGCCAGAGAGCGCAACAAGTCGAGGCCATGCAGGTGCACTGATTCACCTTGCCGTacgaaagagaaggaaagcACATCGTATGGAAAAACATCTACGAAACCGAAGAACAATGACGAAAAGACAATTTGCGTGCACTAA
- the LOC126872601 gene encoding DC-STAMP domain-containing protein 2-like, with protein MAFFQLVLKANKLEKLRQSYEDEKLASIEISKGIVKPVYTLKQQIRRRKIWFKKKVTHLLDKIFAILRDSWIHKKIVVIRTDGTLENYIAKSFAGFVGGIFLTYIFFIFFVFQLHFKLSSATFLCTIIGIILTLGLAFSFQVRCVVFLLLPQFFSKRGRQALMAYAFILALTGPVKNTMHNTGVLSESLACAQEQLKEAVKTVIDLAKQPFYALREAISKVIKTIKVVVKKIKQTLIAIKRVVLSILRVITAVFEWLGSIISICNKKLGTPFDRCQSVFEGAVADCKAKLGPIFGLVCNVTYVVSSLCYIVKPLDFICMLVSYIADSVVGVVRSKIKKFTMHMKAMFYVKVKFSHSFHFETNQSRTIQDVSTSITTEIRSRTDKLFGFFDFMNFITSFFMFFIILRVLRYRYKWLTSERFDNRYITDDLRTIDLIRTRQDKETVLPLNRRERNKYVPLSSVILIKSERTKLSKSIIFLSLATVKLITYMLIDYCLYWVLNTIQLYGRFQSKVERPNMVTIHVSGDGYLADLYKSIVKAFTPHGQGTEIDTMLCLPDPVTPDFDKYTQILVLIFLCWLMAFFEPYGLRMRQVVMCQYYPERAKQRAAWLYNYIIRSRGNFLKFARRQLRRKFGLTEGEKIEKVTLKEKLWATFPLLNIFFPSKQKACLLCGTVERDEDPYVKCPTPGCIGLYCTQCFADLQNLCTICRSPMDYGDLSDMSEEKYQFEIPRRALLKPELKLEEEEDKIKDEEGKMMGEEYEAMLGEEYETEEEEMLDKEYGVEDEEISGEEYEVEDEETMGEEYETEDEEMLGEEYGDGKILDTEYEGEEILGEKYENGRVIGGEEEEEERAMKMIAKKEGKIEDKEEVKVKNEKEENKLRAEQAEKMERDVGVVVTTSLKCSTLTVLIVPAYQDESPEEVEIEKTRKRFKDVEAQKIRDDVTIQVRFNVIQQSLFDQYQLIFNQPFVKESISGSESPTSGFVVRARRKVRAKLKKRPFAEVRDSDSSSSIADTESWPSEDVDEEEVIHIEIDGDSEELLPKDRRKLGRINRIVDAVARIPWLGKGEV; from the exons ATGGCATTTTTCCAATTGGTTCTGAAAGCCAACAAATTGGAAAAACTGAGGCAAAGTTACGAGGATGAAAAACTGGCATCGATTGAGATTTCCAAGGGTATCGTCAAACCTGTGTATACTTTGAAGCAGCAAATTCGTCGAAGAAAAATATG GTTTAAGAAGAAGGTTACACACCTCTTAGACAAAATCTTTGCTATTTTAAGAGATTCTTGGATACATAAAAAGATTGTTGTAATTCGTACCGATGGAACATTGGAAAATTACATAGCAAAAAGCTTTGCAGGATTCGTTGGTGGAATATTCTTGACgtacatatttttcatatttttcgtttttcaatTGCATTTTAAGCTGTCGTCTGCGACGTTCCTCTGTACAATAATAGGAATAATTCTCACTCTTGGTCTTGCATTTTCTTTCCAAGTCCG atgCGTTGTGTTTCTTCTCTTGCCGCAATTTTTCTCGAAACGCGGAAGGCAAGCTTTAATGGCGTACGCGTTTATTTTAGCTTTAACAGGACCAGTGAAGAATACTATGCACAACACCGGTGTACTTTCAGAGTCACTAGCCTGTGCGCAA GAACAGTTAAAGGAAGCGGTAAAGACCGTCATAGATTTAGCAAAACAACCGTTTTACGCTTTGCGAGAAGCAATATCGAAAGTCATAAAGACGATCAAGGTGGTCGTAAAGAAGATTAAACAGACTCTAATTGCGATTAAAAGAGTCGTTCTTAGCATAC TTAGAGTTATCACTGCGGTATTCGAATGGCTGGGAAGTATCATAAGTATATGTAACAAAAAGTTGGGCACACCTTTCGACAGGTGCCAAAGCGTTTTTGAAGGAGCAGTGGCGGATTGCAAAGCAAAATTGGGTCCAATTTTTGGATTGGTTTGCAACGTAACTTACGTAGTCAGTAGTCTGTGTTACATAGTGAAGCCACTGGACTTCATTTGCATGCTTGTTTCTTATATCGCTGACAGCGTAGTTGGTGTCGTAAGGAGCA AAATTAAGAAGTTCACGATGCACATGAAAGCGATGTTCTACGTTAAAGTTAAGTTCTCCCATTCGTTTCATTTCGAAACGAACCAAAGCAGGACGATACAAGACGTGTCCACGAGTATTACTACAGAAATACGCTCCAGAACAGACAAACTCTTTggtttcttcgatttcatgAATTTCATCACGTCCTTTTTCATGTTCTTTATCATACTCAG AGTGTTACGCTATCGTTACAAATGGTTAACCAGCGAGCGTTTCGACAATCGATACATAACCGACGATCTACGTACCATCGATTTGATAAGAACACGTCAAGACAAGGAGACAGTTTTGCCACTGAATCGACGCGAACGAAACAAATACGTACCACTATCTTCCGtcatattaataaaatccGAAAGAACAAAATTATCCAAGTCTATCATATTCTTAAGCCTAGCTACGGTCAAACTTATCACGTACATGTTGATAGATTATTGTCTTTATTGGGTATTGAACACCATACAACTTTACGGACGATTTCAAAGCAAA GTCGAACGACCAAACATGGTAACTATTCACGTATCGGGCGATGGGTATTTAGCTGACCTTTATAAAAGTATCGTAAAAGCATTCACGCCACACGGGCAGGGAACAGAAATCGATACGATGCTTTGTCTTCCGGATCCTGTAACACCGGATTTCGATAAATACACTCAGATCCTCGTTTTGATCTTTCTCTGTTGGCTGATGGCATTTTTCGAACCTTACGGTTTACGAATGAGACAGGTAGTCATGTGTCAGTATTATCCCGAGAGAGCAAAGCAGAGAGCAGCTTGGTTGTACAATTACATCATCAG GTCAAGGGGCAATTTTTTGAAGTTTGCTAGACGCCAATTGCGCCGAAAATTTGGCCTGACCGAAGGGGAGAAAATCGAGAAAGTGACTTTAAAAGAGAAATTGTGGGCCACGTTTCCCttattgaatatatttttcccATCGAAACAAAAAGCGTGTCTTCTGTGTGGCACAGTGGAACGTGACGAGGATCCGTATGTTAAATGTCCAACTCCTGGTTGTATTGGCCTATATTGTACGCAATGTTTCGCGGATTTGCAGAATTTGTGCACCATTTGTCGGTCACCGATGGACTATGGTGACTTATCCGACATGAGTGAGGAgaagt ATCAATTTGAAATACCAAGAAGAGCGTTGCTAAAACCTGAATTGAAattggaagaagaagaagataaaataaaggATGAGGAAGGTAAAATGATGGGAGAAGAATACGAAGCAATGTTAGGCGAAGAATATGAAACTGAAGAGGAAGAGATGTTAGATAAAGAATATGGAGTTGAAGATGAAGAGATATCAGGTGAAGAATATGAAGTGGAAGATGAAGAGACGATGGGTGAAGAATATGAAACTGAGGATGAAGAAATGTTAGGTGAAGAATATGGAGATGGAAAGATATTAGATACAGAATATGAAGGTGAAGAGATATTAggagaaaaatacgaaaatgggAGGGTAATAGggggagaagaagaagaagaagaaagagcaaTGAAAATGATagcaaaaaaagaaggaaagataGAAGACAAAGAAGAGGTAAAAGTAAAgaacgagaaagaagaaaacaaacTAAGAGCCGAGCAGGcagagaaaatggaaagagaCGTCG GTGTAGTTGTGACAACCTCATTAAAGTGTTCTACATTAACCGTGTTAATTGTCCCAGCGTATCAAGATGAATCTCCTGAGGAAGTCGAAATcgagaaaacgaggaaacgaTTCAAAGACGTGGAAGCACAGAAAATTCGAGACGACGTAACAATCCAAGTGCGTTTCAACGTGATACAGCAAAGTCTTTTCGACCAATATCAACTT ATATTCAACCAACCGTTCGTAAAAGAATCGATCTCGGGCAGTGAATCACCAACTTCTGGCTTCGTTGTGAGGGCACGTAGAAAAGTTCGTGCCAAATTAAAAAAGCGGCCGTTTGCCGAGGTGAGAGATTCGGATTCATCAAGTTCGATTGCCGACACGGAATCCTGGCCGAGTGAAGATgtcgacgaagaagaagtaATACACATAGAAATAGACGGCGATTCGGAAGAATTACTTCCGAAGGATAGAAGGAAACTAGGTCGTATAAATAGAATCGTCGATGCAGTTGCGAGAATTCCTTGGCTCGGTAAAGGAGAGGTATGA
- the LOC126872252 gene encoding uncharacterized protein LOC126872252, whose protein sequence is MNKIVSMLHRKQSMPIRSYKKVRRTKDSSPSSSSSSDEENESLLKVQDRDTDSPSHLARRRSRKTTTEDTSDETLTRRLSYEKNFQTKPLPRHLESAVKDTSYFEVDETKDSRIRKCVRQVEDINKPSDIKVPTGLKYRDTWSTTENDELDLCSCTSEITFETTADKDIYSLGMSTISEQTNRVSQTVSKGKTDYTKVTEPWIKQKYTKDDFSEYKDSKDLEQENTELEENRKIKSITTKKIKDRIEPSEEIATIYSDTDNTSLYDPTADLKLYGVGHKSRNRQATMEEAAGSKMQYSEVKPTISEGKLLEIDTGNKNTFFDKLIRKTKFDKTTDLSDKNKSIQTKLHKHDRGDNHIEKDTNIADARKFGELSRELNKESRRQKEKHRRRSKRRKGSGSEKSTLTDDEEIYPELKSRSKKSRRFVPETTEKESEAEELKPHENEYFAGESPSRSYGPDICKNCASDHPEMAKRKFEMPMVKRYLPMYQSPGLIEELKRHDRMRLIQEREIRRRRSGSSRRSSDAEDRKVDRSPAPDSSFKPKEKDGRLAYQESQAYKNVLREFQTRAGRQEVRKKPRNRIPLICLSEKADKSKEVEQLYPRERQARQKPNVMKKFAHKMVAPFKPPKYKKHKCKTHRGDVKFEEMEIMYDCLCDAQVLNEASSTCSCVKKTHKSGTLTSADETSDNNESIQ, encoded by the exons ATGAATAAGATTGTCAGTATGCTTCACAGAAAGCAATCAATGCCAATCCGATCGTATAAAAAAGTTAGAAGGACGAAGGATTCCTCGccctcttcttcctcctcgtctGACGAGGAAAACGAGAGTCTGCTAAAAGTGCAAGACAGAGACACTGATAGTCCGTCACACTTGGCTAGAAGGAGAAGTAGAAAGACAACAACGGAAGATACTTCTGATGAAACTCTAACTAGGAGGCTGTCGTATGAAAAGAACTTCCAGACGAAGCCATTACCAAG GCATCTAGAGTCTGCTGTGAAAGACACGTCTTATTTCGAGGTAGATGAGACTAAAGACTCACGAATACGAAAATGTGTTCGCCAAGTAGAGGATATCAATAAACCGTCAGACATAAAAGTGCCTACAGGACTTAAATATAGAGACACGTGGAGCACCACAGAAAACGACGAATTA GATCTTTGCTCTTGCACATCAGAGATCACGTTTGAGACAACTGCAgataaagatatttattcattGGGTATGAGCACTATATCGGAACAGACAAATAGAGTTAGTCAGACTGTATCTAAAGGTAAGACAGATTACACAAAGGTGACAGAACCGTGGATCAAACAAAAGTATACGAAGGATGATTTTTCTGAGTACAAAGACTCGAAAGATTTAGAGCAAGAAAACACGGAATTAGAAGAAAACAGAAAGATAAAAAGCATaactacgaagaaaataaaggaCAGAATAGAACCATCGGAAGAAATTGCGACAATTTACTCAGATACAGATAATACTTCATTATATGATCCAACAGCAGATTTAAAATTATACGGTGTTGGTCATAAATCGAGGAACCGACAAGCGACTATGGAAGAAGCTGCAGGATCTAAAATGCAATATTCGGAAGTGAAGCCAACAATCTCAGAAGGAAAACTTCTGGAAATTGATACTGGAAATAAAAACACATTTTTCGACAAGCTAATAAGAAAGACAAAGTTCGATAAAACCACCGATCTATCAGATAAAAACAAATCCATTCAAACAAAATTGCACAAACATGATAGAGGAGATAATCATATTGAGAAAGATACAAATATCGCAGACGCAAGAAAGTTTGGTGAACTTTCTAGAGAATTAAATAAGGAGAGTAGAAGACAGAAAGAAAAGCATCGTCGAAG GtcaaaacgaagaaaaggcAGTGGTTCAGAAAAATCAACGTTAACCGATGACGAAGAGATTTATCCTGAGCTTAAATCACGATCAAAAAAATCACGTCGATTTGTTCCCGAAACTACTGAAAAAGAAAGCGAAGCGGAAGAATTGAAACCACACGAAAATGAATACTTTGCTGGTGAATCTCCATCGCGAAGTTATGGACCAGATATTTGTAAGAACTGTGCTTCCGATCATCCAGAGATggcgaaacgaaaatttgaaatgccTATGGTAAAAAGATACTTGCCTATGTATCAGAGTCCAGGACTGATCGAAGAATTGAAAAGGCATGATCGAATGAGATTAATTCAAGAGAGAGAAATTAGAAGACGGAGAAGTGGAAGTTCTCGTCGATCTTCAGATGCGGAAGATCGAAAGGTCGATCGTTCTCCTGCACCTGATTCATCG TTTAAACCGAAAGAAAAGGATGGCAGACTTGCTTATCAAGAGTCGCAAGCTTATAAAAATGTCTTACGCGAATTTCAAACAAGGGCTGGACGTCAAGAAGTTCGTAAGAAACCTAGAAATAGGATACCGTTAATATGCTTGTCTGAAAAGGCAGACAAAAGCAAAGAAGTGGAGCAACTGTATCCACGTGAAAGACAGGCCCGACAAAAGCCGAATGTGATGAAGAAATTCGCTCATAAAATGGTAGCACCATTCAAG CCGCCTAAATATAAGAAACACAAATGCAAAACGCACAGAGGAGACGTAAAGTTtgaagaaatggaaattatgTATGATTGCTTATGTGACGCACAAGTTTTAAACGAGGCATCTTCTACTTGTAGTTGCGTTAAAAAGACGCATAAATCTGGTACTTTAACATCCGCCGATGAAACAAGTGATAATAACGAGTCAATCCAATAA